AAAATTCTATTTATGTCATTATTTTAAATTGTACATTTgagatattcaattttttttcaattttcactatatttggcatatttcatattattgttatttttcaacACTTATGGAAGTTAATgactattttcttttatatcctcaataataataaaatgtaagTCTCGTGTATTTCCGCTGCGTGTAACCAAACTATTTCTCAAATGTGTGTGTCTATAATTGTAGCATTTGAGTTTTATGAGTGAGTTATTaaacttttaatatatatatagtctcaTACCCTATTTTACAATACTAGAGACTTAATCTCACTCATATGatgataaatcttttatatatgATCATGTATCTATGATCTCAGGCTAATTTAAAATCCTTCAACaaagtcattaattttttttacttatataaattttttaatagaccgATATAAATAATTAGAGGCCCTAAATGTTTGAGTCCATGTACGGTGCCTCACCTTGCACACTCAAAAGGCCGGCCCTGCATGCACATTACATCAAACGAAAAAAACAAATACTAACGTCGTATTAGTAATCACATTATCAATATCAAGAATTCGTTTATCGCATAAGATAAAACGTGCACTTGGGCTTGGAACCTgcgtttttttgttttgttaatttggtttttttaataataacacTTTACATTACACAGACCTGGTGGTATGGAGCTGATGTTTTTGGTTTGGACAATCGTTTGATTCCGAACCTGTTAATTAACTAACACTAATCAAATTAGTTAATgaaccaaaattaaattaacaataCTAATTTTTAGCTTTAGGTTCTATATCAATCATTaattggttcagtgatgattgacacTAAACTTTGTAGAGAAGACCACCGGTTCGATCCTCCGCAAGTGCGATTGCGAGAGAGTTGTAACCTAATGTAgcagttattttcatttatctAGATTTGCCATTTTTCttttagatttgttatttttatttagctagatttattattttcttttaattagatttttaggtttgttattttcttttacaatattttaggatatttgttatttttattttcactaCTATTAAGTTAAAGTGTTAAACAATTAATTActtttctggtggattccgggtTTGTCTTGCAAACCTGTATTTTGgtataggattagcgcttgctcCGCTTGTGTACTGCGTCACGTGTGATACCAGAATTAGTTGTGACGGTGATTTCTCTGCTGTAACTTGTGAGAGAAGGCAAAATTAGttgttcaaacttcaaacacAAAAGCATTCACAAAAAAAGAATTGCTTCTCTTCCAAGCCAGCTAGAAAATTAGTTGATTTTGATACTGACACTCGTAATTTTTCACTTCCTCCATTAAACTCTCACgagaaagaaaatagaaaagttTTCATTTCCATTACTATAAAACACATCAAAAACGTTGTTCTTCGCTTCTTTCATTCTTCTTCATATTTTCCGATGAAGATTTCTACATTTTGTCTGGTTCTTCTCTGCTTTTTTCAATCAGCGCGAGCAATTTTAGATCCTGTTGATTTCTTAGCATTACAATCTATCCGAAGATCGCTTCACGATGTTCCTGGTTCGAATTTCTTTTCATCTTGGGACTTTACCGGCGATCCATGCAACTTCGCCGGAGTTTATTGCCTTTCTGATAAAGTCTTTGCACTCAATCTCGGCGAAACTAGAGCCGGTTCGCCTGGTCTCACTGGAAAAATTGATATCGCCATTGGTAAACTCTCTGCTCTCGCTGATTTAACTGTTTCTCCCGGTAGAATTTACGGCCATCTTCCTCAGTCAATTTCGCAGTTGAAGAATCTCAAGTTTCTCGGTATTAGTCGGAATTTCATCTCCGGTGAGATTCCGGCGGGGCTTGGTCAGCTGCACAAGCTGAGAACAATTGATTTAAGCTACAACCAGTTAACCGGAACTATTCCTCCGTCAATCGGAAAATTGCCGGCACTAAACAACTTGATCCTCCGTCATAACCGTCTCACCGGTTCAGTTCCGTCATTCGCATCGGCTCAAAACTTAAACCGGCTCGATCTAAATCACAACTCTCTCACCGGTTCACTTGCTCCTGATTCTCTACCTTCTTCACTACAATATCTCTCTCTAGCATGGAACCAGCTTACCGGGAATGTAGATCGGGTTTTATACCGGTTAAACCGCCTCAACTATCTCGATCTAAGCTTAAACCGGTTCACCGGTCCAATCCCAGCTCAACTATTCTCATTCCCGCTAACAAACTTACAGTTAGAAAGAAACCAATTATGCGGTCCGGTTGAACCGTTTAACGAAGTTACAATCCAAACCGTTGATCTTAGTTTCAACAAGTTATCAGGTGAAATATCACCTTTATTAGCGAGTGTGCAAAATTTGTATCTAAACAACAACGGTTTCACCGGTGAAGTTCCCGGTAGTTTTGTAGAACGGTTATTGGCGGCGAATATACAGATTTTGTATTTGCAACATAATTATCTTACCGGAATTGTGATTAATCCAACGGCGGAGATTCCGTTGAGTAGTTCACTTTGTTTACAGTATAACTGCATGGTTCCTCCTGTTCAAATGACGTGTCCTTCTAAAGCTGGTTACCAGAAAATCAGACCTGCTAGGGAGTGCAACCAACATCATTGAAAATCTTATACGGTTATATAATAttcaagtttgtttttttttgacgcagATAATATTCAAGTTAGATCAACTAATATTGATTAGTGTTAGTTAATTAACAGGTTCGGAATCAAACGATTGTTAATTAGGGAGTTTCAATTCACTGTGCTTTATGTATTACTGATGTAGTATATTCATTTTAGCtggaaaattaataaaatgataaagCAAAAGTTATGATTCTATCAACAAATGAAGGTgcaaaagttgttgttttttttttccttgaatgCTCTTTTGAATAGTTTCTTGAGTACATAGGAGAGACAAAGATAAGGCTGGTTTAATTTGATAGTTAAGGTGAAGAAGTTAAAGAGAAGAGTCATAAATAGGTCAAGAGTATTATTTTCGATCTCCACcataaaaactaataatattatcattaaaaaaaaagttcaaccTTGTATGATTAATTAGCTTCCAATAGATAGTTTAAAATGGATACAACTTACAAGGCTACGATAGATAGTTAGTGCTGACCGTTGAAAGAAAGATGAGAAAGAATGAAGATTTGAGAAAGAATGAAGAAATGAGAAAGATGAGTGTGcatcagtgttttaaaaaccggaccggccggtcaaACTGGTCGGACCGGGAACCGGAGGTACAAACGGTCTGGTCTGATCTGTGGACCGGGTAAGCAATCGAACCGATGAAAACCGGGAAAAACCGGTATAAACCGGTATAAACCGGCGAACCGGTGGTTTTGTAAACCGGCGGTTTgattgttttcctttttttttttcacgtcaatttctttttttataaaaaaaaaagaagaagaaagaaacagACAAATTAGAAACGATCGAGAAGGAAGTGAGATTAAGTCGAGAAGCAGAGAAGATGCAAGgaaaaatcttaaataaaatTGCTCTTCAAAATCTTAAATAAATGTTTACCATAACACACTTGATACTTTGTTTTTTTCCATTAACCCAGCAAAACAGAAAAACAGAGAGAATGAACTtggaaaagcaaaaaaaaaaaaccagagaaaaagaagaaaaaatatggaagaagaagaatagaTACAAGTGCGGCGGCGGTATGATTTAGGGTTATGCTCATTCTCTTATGCATTAATATGTTTGTTGGAAAATTGGGTTAGTGGGCTCATTTATTACTTGTTAAAGTGGggcttattttttttactaaaaagtcTGGTTAATTGTATGACTAAAATTGGCATTCCCATTActctaaatttaattaattatgtttcatgtacaaaaaaaacaaaaaaagtttgagaaaaatttatagtgaaatttta
This genomic interval from Trifolium pratense cultivar HEN17-A07 linkage group LG6, ARS_RC_1.1, whole genome shotgun sequence contains the following:
- the LOC123890541 gene encoding LRR receptor-like serine/threonine-protein kinase FLS2 gives rise to the protein MKISTFCLVLLCFFQSARAILDPVDFLALQSIRRSLHDVPGSNFFSSWDFTGDPCNFAGVYCLSDKVFALNLGETRAGSPGLTGKIDIAIGKLSALADLTVSPGRIYGHLPQSISQLKNLKFLGISRNFISGEIPAGLGQLHKLRTIDLSYNQLTGTIPPSIGKLPALNNLILRHNRLTGSVPSFASAQNLNRLDLNHNSLTGSLAPDSLPSSLQYLSLAWNQLTGNVDRVLYRLNRLNYLDLSLNRFTGPIPAQLFSFPLTNLQLERNQLCGPVEPFNEVTIQTVDLSFNKLSGEISPLLASVQNLYLNNNGFTGEVPGSFVERLLAANIQILYLQHNYLTGIVINPTAEIPLSSSLCLQYNCMVPPVQMTCPSKAGYQKIRPARECNQHH